In Nocardioides sp. JQ2195, a genomic segment contains:
- a CDS encoding AMP-binding protein, with protein sequence MLVQFQIADFIDRAATVYGDRVGVVDEPDQPAPSQGTLSYAEIAARAKRQAAKLDELGIGFGDRVAVVSHNSARLLTSFFGVAGHGRVLVPINFRLRPDEVSYIVEHSGARMLLVDPELEETLADVKAEFKLVIGDDDEIYAGEGVEPKPWEPDENATACINYTSGTTARPKGVQITHRNIWVNAVTFGLHAGVTDRDVYLHTLPMFHANGWGMPFAMAGLGVPQVVIRKIDGAEILRRVEEHGVTVMCAAPAVVAAVLEAAADWEGEIPGRDKVRIIVAGAPPPTKTVARVETELGWEFIQIYGLTETSPLLTINRTRAEWDDLSTEERAGKLVRAGAPAIGVRLSTDDQGEVLARSNVVLQGYWQNPEETERCLAGDWFHTGDGGVVGDDGYLTIADRKKDVIITGGENVSSIEVEDVLFSHPAVAEVAVIGVPSEKWGETIKALVVLAPDTEATEADLIAWCKDKAAGYKAPTSIEFRDELARTATGKLQKFKLRAPYWEGQDRQVN encoded by the coding sequence ATGCTCGTCCAGTTCCAGATCGCTGACTTCATCGACCGTGCCGCCACGGTCTACGGCGACCGTGTCGGGGTCGTTGACGAACCCGACCAGCCCGCCCCTTCGCAGGGCACGCTCAGCTATGCGGAGATCGCGGCGCGCGCCAAGCGCCAGGCAGCGAAGCTCGACGAGCTGGGCATCGGTTTCGGTGACCGGGTCGCGGTGGTCTCCCACAACAGCGCCCGCCTGCTGACCTCGTTCTTCGGCGTGGCCGGCCACGGTCGCGTGCTGGTGCCGATCAACTTCCGGCTGCGGCCCGACGAGGTCTCCTACATCGTGGAGCACTCCGGTGCCCGCATGCTGCTGGTCGACCCCGAGCTGGAGGAGACCCTTGCCGACGTCAAGGCCGAGTTCAAGCTCGTGATCGGTGACGACGACGAGATCTATGCCGGCGAGGGCGTCGAGCCGAAGCCGTGGGAGCCCGACGAGAACGCCACCGCGTGCATCAACTACACGTCCGGCACCACGGCTCGGCCGAAGGGCGTGCAGATCACCCACCGCAACATCTGGGTCAACGCGGTGACCTTCGGGCTGCATGCCGGCGTGACCGACCGGGACGTCTATCTGCACACGCTCCCGATGTTCCACGCCAACGGCTGGGGCATGCCGTTCGCGATGGCCGGTCTCGGCGTGCCGCAGGTGGTGATCCGGAAGATCGACGGTGCCGAGATCCTGCGCCGGGTCGAGGAGCACGGCGTCACCGTGATGTGTGCCGCCCCGGCCGTCGTGGCCGCCGTCCTCGAGGCCGCGGCCGACTGGGAGGGCGAGATCCCCGGTCGCGACAAGGTGCGCATCATCGTGGCCGGCGCCCCGCCGCCCACCAAGACCGTCGCGCGGGTCGAGACCGAGCTGGGTTGGGAGTTCATCCAGATCTACGGCCTCACCGAGACCTCGCCCCTGCTCACCATCAACCGGACCCGCGCCGAGTGGGACGACCTGTCCACCGAGGAACGCGCCGGCAAGCTGGTGCGCGCCGGCGCGCCCGCGATCGGCGTACGCCTGTCGACCGACGACCAGGGCGAGGTGCTGGCCCGGTCGAACGTCGTGCTGCAGGGCTACTGGCAGAACCCCGAGGAGACCGAGCGGTGCCTGGCCGGGGACTGGTTCCACACCGGAGACGGGGGAGTGGTCGGTGACGACGGCTACCTCACCATCGCCGACCGGAAGAAGGACGTGATCATCACCGGCGGTGAGAACGTCAGCTCCATCGAGGTCGAGGACGTGCTCTTCTCCCACCCGGCCGTCGCCGAGGTCGCGGTGATCGGCGTGCCCAGCGAGAAGTGGGGCGAGACGATCAAGGCGCTCGTGGTGCTGGCCCCCGACACGGAGGCCACCGAGGCGGACCTGATCGCCTGGTGCAAGGACAAGGCCGCCGGCTACAAGGCCCCGACCTCCATCGAGTTCCGCGACGAGCTGGCCCGGACGGCGACCGGCAAGCTGCAGAAGTTCAAGCTGCGCGCGCCCTACTGGGAGGGCCAGGACCGCCAGGTCAACTGA
- a CDS encoding response regulator transcription factor, which yields MARILIIEDEARIASFVAKGLTAEGHQTTVAGDGHHGLDLALGDDFDLVVLDIGLPGLDGFEVLDQLRSQGSRVPVIVLTARDSVTDTVSALEGGADDYMPKPFRFAELLARVRLRLRQGNDQGPGLEDLLEAGGVRLDLRTRRASVDNTDIELSAREFTLLEIFLLNPGQVLSREQLLDHVWGFDFDPGSNVVDVYVGYLRKKLGAARIATVRGMGYRLVP from the coding sequence ATGGCCCGCATCCTGATCATCGAGGACGAGGCGCGCATCGCCTCCTTCGTCGCCAAGGGACTCACCGCCGAGGGACACCAGACCACGGTTGCCGGGGACGGCCACCACGGCCTGGACCTGGCCCTCGGCGACGACTTCGACCTCGTCGTGCTCGACATCGGGCTGCCCGGCCTGGACGGCTTCGAGGTGCTCGACCAGCTGCGGTCGCAGGGATCCCGGGTGCCGGTGATCGTGCTGACCGCGCGGGACTCGGTGACGGACACGGTCTCCGCCCTCGAGGGCGGGGCCGACGACTACATGCCGAAGCCGTTCCGCTTCGCCGAGCTGCTGGCCCGGGTCAGGCTGCGCCTGCGCCAGGGCAACGACCAGGGGCCCGGTCTGGAGGACCTGCTGGAGGCGGGCGGCGTACGCCTCGACCTGCGCACCCGACGGGCCTCGGTCGACAACACCGACATCGAGCTGTCGGCACGCGAGTTCACCCTGCTGGAGATCTTCCTGCTCAACCCCGGGCAGGTGCTCTCGCGCGAGCAGCTGCTGGACCACGTGTGGGGCTTCGACTTCGACCCCGGCTCCAACGTGGTCGACGTCTACGTCGGCTACCTGCGCAAGAAGCTCGGCGCTGCACGCATCGCGACGGTGCGAGGGATGGGCTACCGGCTCGTCCCCTGA
- a CDS encoding MarR family transcriptional regulator gives MSQETKARFVEDLAAMLTGMGFPRMPSRVFAALLCADSDDLTARDLSTSLKVSPAAISGAVNFLARIRLIHRRREPGERVDRFSLGSDLWLGPVTMELEGYAAMVGVLDKALADGAVTGVAADRVDETRDFFDFMVQALPRLYDEWQTARSTAG, from the coding sequence ATGAGCCAGGAGACCAAGGCCCGCTTCGTGGAGGACCTTGCCGCCATGCTGACCGGCATGGGCTTCCCGAGGATGCCCTCCCGGGTGTTCGCTGCGCTCCTGTGTGCCGACAGCGACGACCTGACCGCGCGCGATCTGTCCACCAGCCTCAAGGTGAGCCCTGCCGCGATCAGCGGGGCGGTCAACTTCCTGGCCAGGATCCGGCTCATCCACCGACGTCGTGAGCCCGGCGAGCGAGTCGACCGGTTCTCCTTGGGCAGCGACCTGTGGCTGGGCCCGGTGACGATGGAGCTCGAGGGCTATGCGGCGATGGTCGGCGTGCTCGACAAGGCACTGGCGGACGGCGCCGTCACCGGCGTCGCCGCCGACCGGGTCGACGAGACCCGCGACTTCTTCGACTTCATGGTCCAGGCCCTGCCGCGCCTCTACGACGAGTGGCAGACCGCCCGCTCCACGGCCGGATGA
- a CDS encoding peroxiredoxin: protein MTSLQVGDDAPDFTLRDQFGQDVELSSFRGKKAVALFFYPYAFSGVCTGELTGIRDRLDEFLTFDTEVVAISCDPIYSVRAFADRDGLNFPLLSDFWPHGEVSRAYDVFDEAKGCPRRSSYVVDKAGRISWAVHNAMPEGRDLDEHLGQLQALA, encoded by the coding sequence GTGACATCTCTGCAAGTGGGCGACGACGCTCCGGACTTCACTCTGCGTGACCAGTTCGGCCAGGACGTCGAGCTCTCCTCGTTCCGTGGGAAGAAGGCCGTGGCCCTCTTCTTCTACCCCTACGCGTTCTCCGGCGTGTGCACCGGCGAGCTCACCGGGATCCGTGACCGCCTCGACGAGTTCCTCACCTTCGACACCGAGGTGGTGGCGATCTCGTGTGACCCGATCTACTCGGTGCGCGCCTTCGCCGACCGGGACGGCCTCAACTTCCCGCTGCTCTCCGACTTCTGGCCGCACGGCGAGGTGTCGCGCGCGTACGACGTCTTCGACGAGGCCAAGGGCTGCCCCAGGCGGTCGTCGTACGTCGTGGACAAGGCCGGGCGCATCTCCTGGGCGGTGCACAACGCCATGCCCGAGGGGCGCGACCTCGACGAGCACCTGGGGCAGCTGCAGGCGCTGGCCTAG
- a CDS encoding septum formation family protein: MALVCGLLLLVSGCGEEQASELNAEMGPSAASPTPDSDPLAGAPTEGSCYRLNDSQINAPTSSRKPLSDCYSRHNTYTYLVGMFPEGTTSSDTQRVQNQCQKHLATATGLTQDELVGTVLEWIWFEPTTKQWSAGARWFRCDMVARLNDETFRLPETTYLTNEFTDGIPDQYARCITPGPDTDGDGHEDAKYLTCDKPHQYRFAGSFEGKGTKYPGEKALQAMTDERCAELTQTNQWWATWPRQTYWESGHRRMSCYKMSSS; this comes from the coding sequence GTGGCGCTCGTGTGTGGGCTGCTCCTGCTCGTCTCCGGATGTGGCGAGGAGCAGGCGAGTGAGCTCAACGCGGAGATGGGTCCGTCCGCGGCATCACCCACGCCCGACTCCGACCCGCTCGCCGGCGCGCCCACCGAGGGTTCCTGCTACCGGCTGAACGACAGCCAGATCAACGCCCCGACGAGCTCGAGGAAGCCGCTGTCGGACTGCTACTCCCGGCACAACACCTACACCTACCTGGTCGGCATGTTCCCCGAGGGAACGACCAGCTCCGACACGCAGCGGGTGCAGAACCAGTGCCAGAAGCACCTCGCCACGGCGACCGGGCTGACCCAGGACGAGCTGGTCGGCACGGTCCTCGAGTGGATCTGGTTCGAACCGACCACCAAGCAGTGGAGTGCCGGCGCCCGTTGGTTCCGCTGCGACATGGTGGCCCGGCTCAACGACGAGACGTTCCGGCTGCCCGAGACCACCTACCTCACCAACGAGTTCACCGACGGCATCCCCGACCAGTACGCCCGCTGCATCACGCCGGGACCCGACACCGACGGTGACGGCCACGAGGACGCCAAGTACCTCACCTGCGACAAGCCCCACCAGTACCGCTTCGCCGGCTCGTTCGAGGGCAAGGGCACGAAGTACCCCGGCGAGAAGGCGCTCCAGGCGATGACCGACGAGCGGTGTGCCGAGCTGACGCAGACCAACCAGTGGTGGGCCACATGGCCGCGCCAGACCTACTGGGAGAGCGGACACCGCCGGATGTCCTGCTACAAGATGTCGAGCAGCTGA
- a CDS encoding HAMP domain-containing sensor histidine kinase: protein MRVRITATVAVLVALALASAGGIIYALESARLEAAAQSQADQEVAEFRTLQEAGPGSSAPTPGQEGFRSVRDLLRVFLERNVPGDNELFVAWSSDRSVYVSTSRHRTFASTEEFAAAVRRNLDTGGVEHLESTFGELLLTVQPVRGQQSEGALVVVTFLEDSRAELNQLIRTYLIVSLLSLGLITALAAWQAGRLLAPLREMNETAREISGTDLTRRLAEKGNDDITALTRTVNDMLARLEESFTHQRKFLDAAGHELKTPLTILQGHLELLDTDNPSEVAETRALLLDEIDRMSRLVGDLILLSKSARPDFVTPRPAEVAVLAGTVLAKARALGVREWVDETTPVQPVDLDEQRITQVLLQLADNAVKHTRPGDTVAIGSSDDGDRVRIWVRDTGHGVPPEDREVIFDRFTRGTVLPGDEGFGLGLSIVRAVVDAHHGTVHVEDAEPRGARFVITLPTSSHTVVQEDHAWPAS, encoded by the coding sequence GTGCGTGTTCGCATCACCGCCACGGTTGCCGTGCTGGTGGCCCTGGCGCTCGCCTCGGCCGGCGGCATCATCTATGCGCTGGAGTCCGCGCGGCTCGAGGCCGCGGCCCAGAGCCAGGCCGACCAGGAGGTCGCCGAGTTCCGCACCCTCCAGGAGGCCGGCCCCGGATCGTCGGCCCCGACTCCGGGCCAGGAAGGCTTCCGCTCGGTGCGCGACCTCCTGCGGGTCTTCCTGGAGCGCAACGTGCCGGGTGACAACGAGCTGTTCGTGGCCTGGAGCTCCGACCGGTCGGTCTACGTCTCCACCTCGCGGCATCGCACGTTCGCCTCGACGGAGGAGTTCGCGGCGGCCGTGCGCCGGAACCTGGACACGGGCGGGGTGGAGCACCTGGAGTCCACCTTCGGCGAGCTCCTCCTCACGGTGCAGCCGGTGCGGGGCCAGCAGTCCGAGGGGGCTCTCGTGGTGGTGACGTTCCTCGAGGACTCCCGCGCCGAGCTGAACCAGCTGATCCGCACCTACCTGATCGTCTCGCTGCTCTCCCTCGGGCTGATCACCGCACTGGCGGCGTGGCAGGCCGGCCGGTTGCTGGCACCGTTGCGGGAGATGAACGAGACCGCCCGCGAGATCAGCGGCACCGACCTCACCCGACGGCTGGCTGAGAAGGGCAACGACGACATCACCGCCCTGACCCGCACCGTCAACGACATGCTGGCCCGCCTGGAGGAGTCCTTCACGCACCAGCGGAAGTTCCTCGACGCCGCGGGACACGAGCTGAAGACACCGTTGACGATCCTCCAAGGCCACCTGGAGCTGCTCGACACCGACAACCCGAGCGAGGTCGCCGAGACCCGGGCGCTGCTGCTCGACGAGATCGACCGGATGTCACGCCTCGTGGGTGACCTGATCCTGCTGAGCAAGAGTGCCCGTCCGGACTTCGTCACCCCACGGCCGGCGGAGGTGGCCGTCCTCGCCGGCACGGTGCTGGCCAAGGCCCGGGCCCTCGGGGTGCGCGAATGGGTCGACGAGACCACCCCCGTCCAGCCGGTCGACCTCGACGAGCAGCGAATCACCCAGGTGCTCCTGCAGCTGGCCGACAACGCGGTCAAGCACACCCGTCCCGGGGACACCGTGGCGATCGGCTCCTCCGACGACGGCGACCGGGTCCGGATCTGGGTCCGCGACACCGGCCACGGTGTGCCTCCCGAGGACCGCGAGGTGATCTTCGACCGGTTCACCCGCGGCACCGTGCTCCCGGGCGACGAGGGCTTCGGCCTCGGGCTCTCCATCGTGCGTGCCGTGGTCGACGCCCACCACGGCACGGTCCACGTCGAGGACGCGGAGCCCCGCGGCGCCCGCTTCGTCATCACGCTCCCGACCAGCTCCCACACCGTCGTCCAGGAGGACCACGCATGGCCCGCATCCTGA
- a CDS encoding AMP-binding protein — translation MGKGRERLQSGVISAKVLAGSGVIRPYSPVTLARLGRTVLQWGTGPAGGFASLAVRHPDRPGLVDELGTLTFGDIHRRSNALASSLRSRGISEGDAVAVMCRNHRGFVDASLAVAKLGADVLYLNTAFAGPQLVDVLEREKPSAVIHDEEFTGLLEGAEVGNRILAWVDGATEESTLERLIAAGSTADLKPPTRHSRTIILTSGTTGTPKGAPRNEAGIGAAVSLLSRMPLRARWKTHIAAPLFHTWGFAHLALGMLLGSTAVLTRRFDPETALRVVSDNECDSVVVIPVMLQRILQLPAETLDAHDFSSVKVVAASGSALPGDLATAWMDRFGDTLYNIYGSTEVAYASIATPEDLRVAPDSAGKPPHATVVRIVDNDGEPVPDGQSGRIFVGNGLLFEGYTGGGHKELIDGLMSSGDVGRFDESGRLFVEGRDDEMIVSGGENVFPKEVEDCLCRHDAVVEAAAIGIDDAEFGKRLRAFVVVSGAVDDEELKDWVKANLARFKVPREFVFLDELPRNATGKVLKRELAEWQG, via the coding sequence ATGGGCAAGGGGCGCGAACGCCTGCAATCAGGTGTCATCTCCGCGAAGGTGCTGGCCGGATCGGGTGTGATCCGCCCCTACTCCCCGGTGACGCTGGCCCGTCTCGGCAGGACGGTGCTGCAGTGGGGGACCGGGCCGGCCGGCGGGTTCGCCTCGCTGGCCGTGCGCCACCCGGACCGGCCCGGGCTGGTCGACGAGCTGGGCACGCTCACCTTCGGTGACATCCACCGGCGCAGCAACGCGCTGGCCTCCAGCCTGCGCTCTCGTGGCATCTCCGAGGGCGACGCCGTCGCGGTGATGTGCCGCAACCACCGGGGCTTCGTCGATGCCAGCCTGGCGGTCGCCAAGCTGGGAGCCGACGTGCTCTACCTCAACACCGCCTTCGCCGGACCACAGCTGGTCGACGTGCTCGAGCGCGAGAAGCCCAGCGCCGTCATCCACGACGAGGAGTTCACCGGGCTGCTCGAGGGGGCCGAGGTCGGGAACCGCATCCTCGCCTGGGTCGACGGTGCCACCGAGGAGAGCACGCTCGAGAGGCTGATCGCGGCGGGCTCGACCGCCGATCTCAAGCCGCCCACGCGCCACTCGCGCACGATCATCCTCACCTCGGGCACGACCGGTACGCCGAAGGGGGCGCCGCGCAACGAGGCCGGCATCGGTGCGGCGGTGTCGCTGCTGTCGCGGATGCCGTTGCGGGCCCGGTGGAAGACCCACATCGCGGCCCCGCTGTTCCACACGTGGGGCTTCGCGCACCTGGCCCTGGGCATGCTGCTCGGCTCGACGGCCGTGCTGACGCGTCGCTTCGACCCGGAGACCGCGCTGCGAGTCGTCTCCGACAACGAGTGCGACTCCGTCGTCGTGATCCCGGTGATGCTGCAACGCATCCTGCAGCTGCCCGCCGAGACCCTCGACGCCCACGACTTCTCCTCCGTCAAGGTGGTGGCCGCCTCTGGCTCGGCCCTGCCCGGCGACCTGGCCACGGCATGGATGGACAGGTTCGGCGACACCCTCTACAACATCTACGGCTCGACCGAGGTGGCCTATGCCTCGATCGCGACGCCCGAGGACCTGCGAGTGGCTCCCGACAGCGCCGGGAAGCCGCCGCACGCCACCGTCGTACGCATCGTCGACAACGACGGCGAGCCGGTGCCCGACGGGCAGTCCGGCCGGATCTTCGTCGGCAACGGTCTGCTCTTCGAGGGGTACACCGGTGGCGGGCACAAGGAGCTCATCGATGGCCTGATGTCGAGCGGCGACGTCGGTCGCTTCGACGAGTCCGGTCGGCTGTTCGTCGAGGGCCGGGACGACGAGATGATCGTCTCCGGGGGGGAGAACGTCTTCCCCAAGGAGGTCGAGGACTGCCTGTGTCGCCACGACGCGGTGGTCGAGGCCGCTGCGATCGGCATCGACGACGCCGAGTTCGGCAAGCGCCTGCGGGCCTTCGTCGTGGTCTCGGGCGCCGTCGACGACGAGGAGCTCAAGGACTGGGTGAAGGCCAACCTGGCCCGGTTCAAGGTGCCCCGCGAGTTCGTCTTCCTCGACGAGCTGCCGCGCAACGCCACCGGCAAGGTGCTCAAGCGCGAGCTCGCCGAGTGGCAGGGCTGA
- a CDS encoding DUF3052 domain-containing protein: MSSTAGGEATQNAGAGARLGFKPGLVIQELGWDNDTDEDLRIQIEDSIDADMVDGDYGNVVDAVVLWWRDDDGDLVDALVDSLTDLVGGGVIWLLTPKVGRPGSVDPADVAEAAPIAGLSQTTTATVSKDWAATSLVAPKSAH; encoded by the coding sequence TTGAGTTCGACCGCGGGTGGCGAGGCCACCCAGAATGCCGGTGCAGGTGCACGTCTGGGCTTCAAGCCCGGACTGGTGATCCAGGAACTTGGCTGGGACAACGACACCGATGAGGATCTCCGGATCCAGATCGAGGACTCCATCGACGCCGACATGGTCGACGGCGACTACGGCAACGTCGTCGACGCCGTCGTGCTGTGGTGGCGCGACGACGACGGTGACCTCGTGGACGCGCTGGTCGACTCGCTGACGGACCTCGTCGGCGGCGGTGTCATCTGGCTGCTGACGCCCAAGGTGGGCCGCCCCGGATCGGTCGACCCCGCCGACGTCGCGGAGGCTGCTCCCATTGCAGGGCTGTCGCAGACCACCACTGCCACGGTGAGCAAGGACTGGGCGGCCACCTCTCTCGTGGCGCCGAAGTCAGCCCACTGA
- a CDS encoding serine/threonine-protein kinase — protein sequence MDERRDSWHLGEGEPITEDLTAMRLLGGGEAYEAYLAFDEITFSPVVVKVLRPGQVEDSSAQRGLRREVAALARVNHPVVVRGLRHEHEGPRPHVVLEHIDGPRLSSLIRRYGPLQEAQYLPLAIDVASALHYLRHIGHVHLDIKPSNIIMGAPARLIDLSVARTIDAAAELGHPIGTDAYMAPEQCTPRDDVRPGPDSDVWGLGATLFEAVSGRLPFSRGDRRSPVPEETWPQLVEEPGALPERVPDELAKVVYAALERRPQDRPLPHEIAETLQPVLERQPRGHLAGFRVR from the coding sequence ATGGATGAGCGACGCGACAGCTGGCACCTGGGCGAGGGCGAGCCGATCACCGAGGACCTGACCGCCATGCGGTTGCTCGGCGGCGGCGAGGCCTACGAGGCCTACCTCGCCTTCGACGAGATCACCTTCTCGCCGGTCGTGGTCAAGGTGCTGCGGCCGGGGCAGGTCGAGGACAGCTCGGCGCAGCGTGGCCTGCGCCGAGAGGTGGCCGCCCTGGCCCGCGTCAATCATCCGGTGGTGGTGCGGGGCCTGCGCCACGAGCACGAGGGGCCCCGCCCGCACGTCGTCCTGGAGCACATCGACGGACCAAGGCTCTCCAGCCTGATTCGTCGCTACGGCCCCTTGCAGGAGGCGCAGTACCTGCCGCTCGCGATCGACGTCGCCTCCGCCCTGCACTACCTGCGCCACATCGGCCATGTGCACCTCGACATCAAGCCGAGCAACATCATCATGGGGGCGCCGGCCCGCCTGATCGACCTCTCGGTGGCGCGCACGATCGATGCGGCCGCCGAGCTCGGACACCCCATCGGGACCGACGCCTACATGGCGCCCGAGCAGTGCACGCCGCGTGACGACGTACGCCCCGGACCGGACAGTGATGTCTGGGGCCTGGGTGCCACCCTGTTCGAGGCGGTCAGTGGGCGCCTGCCGTTCAGCCGGGGAGACCGACGCTCACCGGTGCCGGAGGAGACCTGGCCGCAGTTGGTCGAGGAACCGGGCGCCTTGCCCGAGCGGGTGCCCGACGAGCTGGCCAAGGTCGTGTACGCCGCCCTGGAGCGGCGTCCGCAGGACCGGCCGCTTCCGCACGAGATCGCCGAGACGTTGCAGCCGGTCCTCGAGCGCCAGCCGCGGGGGCACCTGGCTGGCTTCAGGGTCCGCTGA